The following coding sequences lie in one Oryctolagus cuniculus chromosome 7, mOryCun1.1, whole genome shotgun sequence genomic window:
- the COL8A2 gene encoding collagen alpha-2(VIII) chain: MDAMQGAPTPLSSLLLLLLLLLGWGPRASSGGGAVGAAGYAPVQYVQPMQKGPVGPPFREGKGQYLEMPLPLLPMDLKGEPGPPGKPGPRGPPGPPGFPGKPGTGKPGLHGQPGPAGPPGFSRMGKAGPPGLPGKVGPPGQPGLRGEPGIRGDQGLRGPPGPPGLPGPSGITVPGKPGVQGVPGPPGFRGEPGPQGEPGPPGDRGLKGDNGVGQPGLPGAPGQGGAPGPPGPPGPAGLGKPGVDGLPGAPGDKGESGPPGVPGPRGEPGAVGPKGPPGVDGVGVPGAAGVPGPQGPAGAKGEPGTRGPPGLIGPTGYGMPGLPGPKGDRGPAGAPGLLGDRGEPGEDGEPGEQGPQGLGGPPGLPGSAGLPGRRGPPGPKGEAGPGGPPGVPGMRGDQGPSGLAGKPGLPGERGLPGAHGPPGPTGPKGEPGFTGRPGGPGVAGALGQKGDLGLPGQPGLRGPSGIPGLQGPAGPIGPQGLPGLKGEPGLPGPPGEGKVGEPGSAGPTGPPGVPGSPGLTGPPGPPGPPGPPGAPGAFDETGIAGLHLPNGGVEGAVLGKGGKPQFGLGELSAHATPAFTAVLTSPFPASGMPVKFDRTLYNGHSGYNPATGIFTCPVGGVYYFAYHVHVKGTNVWVALYKNNVPATYTYDEYKKGYLDQASGGAVLQLRPNDQVWVQMPSDQANGLYSTEYIHSSFSGFLLCPT, translated from the exons ATGGACGCCATGCAGGGGGCCCCGACACCCCTGTcttcgctgctgctgctgctactgctgctgctggggtgggggccgcggGCGTCCTCTGGCGGCGGGGCCGTTGGGGCGGCCGGCTACGCCCCCGTGCAGTACGTGCAGCCCATGCAGAAAGGACCTGTGGGGCCGCCCTTCCGCGAGGGCAAGGGCCAGTACCTGG agATGCCTCTGCCGCTGCTGCCGATGGACCTGAAAGGAGAGCCTGGACCCCCTGGAAAGCCCGGGCCCCGGGGCCCCCCTGGGCCTCCCGGCTTCCCAGGCAAACCAGGCACGGGCAAGCCAGGGCTCCATGGGCAGCCTGGCCCCGCTGGCCCACCTGGCTTCTCCCGAATGGGCAAGGCTGGTCCCCCAGGTCTGCCGGGCAAGGTTGGGCcaccagggcagccagggcttcGGGGGGAGCCAGGGATACGAGGAGACCAGGGCCTTAGGGGGCCCCCAGGACCCCCTGGCCTTCCTGGCCCCTCCGGCATCACTGTTCCTGGAAAACCAGGTGTCCAGGGGGTGCCAGGGCCCCCAGGATTCCGGGGGGAGCCGGGGCCTCAAGGGGAGCCTGGGCCCCCAGGTGATCGAGGCCTCAAGGGAGATAATGGAGTGGGCCAGCCAGGGCTGCCcggggccccagggcaggggggcGCCCCTGGACCTCCTGGCCCCCCGGGGCCAGCAGGCTTGGGTAAACCAGGTGTAGATGGACtccctggagcccctggagacAAGGGTGAATCTGGGCCtcctggagttccaggccccaggggggagccaggagctgtgggcCCGAAAGGCCCCCCAGGGGTTGATGGCGTGGGGGTGCCAGGGGCAGCAGGagtgccagggccacagggccCAGCTGGTGCCAAAGGCGAGCCAGGGACCCGGGGCCCCCCTGGCCTGATAGGCCCCACCGGCTATGGAATGCCAGGCCTGCCAGGCCCCAAGGGGGACAGGGGTCCAGCTGGGGCCCCAGGGCTCTTGGGGGACAGAGGTGAGCCAGGGGAGGATGGGGAgccaggggagcagggcccacagGGCCTTGGGGGGCCTCCCGGACTTCCTGGGTCTGCAGGGCTCCCAGGCCGACGGGGGCCGCCCGGGCcgaagggagaggcagggcctggaGGACCCCCAGGAGTGCCTGGTATGCGGGGTGACCAGGGGCCTAGTGGCCTGGCAGGGAAGCCGGGGCTCCCAGGTGAAAGGGGGCTGCCCGGGGCCCATGGACCTCCAGGACCAACTGGGCCCAAAGGTGAGCCAGGTTTCACCGGCcgccctggaggcccaggagtgGCGGGCGCCCTAGGACAGAAGGGTGATTTAGggctccctgggcagcctggcctaAGAGGCCCCTCAGGAATCCCAGGACTCCAGGGGCCAGCTGGCCCTATTGGGCCCCAAGGCCTGCCGGGCCTCAAGGGTGAGCCAGGCCTGCCGGGGCCCCCTGGAGAGGGGAAAGTGGGGGAACCGGGCTCTGCTGGGCCCACCGGGCCCCCCGGGGTTCCCGGCTCCCCAGGACTCACAGGCCCTCCCGGGCCGCCTGGGCCTCCCGGCCCCCCTGGTGCCCCGGGGGCCTTCGATGAGACTGGCATCGCAGGCCTGCACCTGCCCAATGGGGGCGTGGAAGGCGCGGTGCTGGGCAAGGGGGGCAAACCCCAGTTCGGGCTGGGCGAGCTGTCGGCCCACGCCACGCCAGCCTTCACCGCTGTGCTCACTTCGCCCTTCCCGGCCTCGGGCATGCCTGTGAAGTTTGACCGGACTCTCtacaatggccacagcggctacAACCCAGCCACCGGCATCTTCACCTGCCCTGTGGGCGGCGTCTACTATTTCGCCTACCACGTGCACGTCAAGGGCACCAACGTGTGGGTGGCCCTGTACAAGAACAACGTGCCAGCCACCTACACCTATGACGAGTACAAGAAGGGTTACCTGGACCAGGCGTCGGGCGGGGCAGTGCTGCAGCTGCGGCCCAACGACCAGGTCTGGGTGCAGATGCCCTCGGACCAGGCTAACGGCCTCTACTCCACCGAGTACATCCACTCGTCCTTTTCAGGATTCCTGCTGTGTCCCACATAA
- the ADPRS gene encoding ADP-ribosylhydrolase ARH3 isoform X1 has protein sequence MAAAAAVMAAGCGGAGPARSLSRFRGCLAGALLGDCVGAVYEAHDTVNLTSVLRHVQSLEPDPGTPGSARTEALYYTDDTAMARALVQSLLAKEAFDEVDMAHRFAQEYKKDPDRGYGAGVITVFKKLLSPKCRDVYEPARAQFNGKGSYGNGGAMRVAGIPLAYSSIQDVQKFARLSAQLTHASSLGYNGAILQALAVHLALQGESSREHFLEQLLGHMEGLEGDAQSVLDARELGMEERPFSSRLKKIGELLGQDSVTREEVVSELGNGIAAFESVPTAIYCFLRCMEPDPEIPPAFNSLQRTLIYSISLGGDTDTIATMAGAIAGAYYGMDQVPESWQQSCEGYQETDILAQSLHRIFQKSL, from the exons atggcggcggcggcggcggtgatGGCGGCGGGCtgcggcggggccgggccggcccGTTCTCTGTCGCGCTTCCGAGGCTGcctggctggcgcgctgctcGGGGACTGCGTGGGCGCCGTCTACGAGGCGCACGACACCGTCAACCTGACGTCAGTCTTGCGTCACGTCCAGAGCCTGGAGCCGGACCCGGGCACGCCGGGCAGCGCGCGgacag AAGCCTTGTACTACACAGATGACACAGCCATGGCTAGGGCGCTGGTGCAGTCCCTACTGGCCAAGGAGGCCTTCGACGAGGTGGACATGGCTCACAG GTTTGCTCAGGAGTACAAGAAAGACCCTGACCGGGGCTACGGGGCTGGCGTCATCACCGTCTTCAAGAAGCTCCTGAGCCCCAAGTGTCGCGATGTCTATGAGCCTGCCCGTGCCCAGTTTAATGGGAAGGGCTCCTATGGCAATGGGGGTGCCATGCGGGTAGCTGGCATCCCCCTGGCCTATAGCAGCATCCAGGATGTGCAGAAG TTTGCCCGGCTCTCGGCCCAGCTGACCCACGCCTCCTCCCTGGGTTACAACGGTGCCatcctgcaggccctggctgtGCACCTGGCTCTGCAGGGGGAGTCCTCCAGGGAGCACTTCCTCGAGCAACTTCTGGGCCACatggaggggctggagggagatGCCCAGTCCGTCTTGGATGCGAGGGA gctGGGCATGGAGGAGCGGCCGTTCTCCAGCCGACTGAAGAAGATTGGAGAGCTGCTGGGCCAGGACTCGGTGACCCGAGAGGAAGTGGTGTCCGAGCTAG GGAATGGCATCGCTGCCTTTGAGTCTGTGCCCACCGCCATCTACTGCTTCCTGCGCTGCATGGAGCCCGACCCTGAGATCCCGCCCGCCTTCAATAGCCTCCAGAGGACTCTCATCTATTCCATCTCTCTTGGTGGGGACACAGACACCATTGCCACCATGGCTGGGGCCATCGCTGGTGCTTATTACGGGATGGATCAAGTGCCAGAGAGCTGGCAGCAAAGCTGTGAAGGCTACCAGGAGACAGATATCCTGGCCCAGAGCCTGCACCGGATTTTCCAGAAGAGTCTGTga
- the ADPRS gene encoding ADP-ribosylhydrolase ARH3 isoform X2 — MVWREALYYTDDTAMARALVQSLLAKEAFDEVDMAHRFAQEYKKDPDRGYGAGVITVFKKLLSPKCRDVYEPARAQFNGKGSYGNGGAMRVAGIPLAYSSIQDVQKFARLSAQLTHASSLGYNGAILQALAVHLALQGESSREHFLEQLLGHMEGLEGDAQSVLDARELGMEERPFSSRLKKIGELLGQDSVTREEVVSELGNGIAAFESVPTAIYCFLRCMEPDPEIPPAFNSLQRTLIYSISLGGDTDTIATMAGAIAGAYYGMDQVPESWQQSCEGYQETDILAQSLHRIFQKSL, encoded by the exons ATGGTTTGGAGAG AAGCCTTGTACTACACAGATGACACAGCCATGGCTAGGGCGCTGGTGCAGTCCCTACTGGCCAAGGAGGCCTTCGACGAGGTGGACATGGCTCACAG GTTTGCTCAGGAGTACAAGAAAGACCCTGACCGGGGCTACGGGGCTGGCGTCATCACCGTCTTCAAGAAGCTCCTGAGCCCCAAGTGTCGCGATGTCTATGAGCCTGCCCGTGCCCAGTTTAATGGGAAGGGCTCCTATGGCAATGGGGGTGCCATGCGGGTAGCTGGCATCCCCCTGGCCTATAGCAGCATCCAGGATGTGCAGAAG TTTGCCCGGCTCTCGGCCCAGCTGACCCACGCCTCCTCCCTGGGTTACAACGGTGCCatcctgcaggccctggctgtGCACCTGGCTCTGCAGGGGGAGTCCTCCAGGGAGCACTTCCTCGAGCAACTTCTGGGCCACatggaggggctggagggagatGCCCAGTCCGTCTTGGATGCGAGGGA gctGGGCATGGAGGAGCGGCCGTTCTCCAGCCGACTGAAGAAGATTGGAGAGCTGCTGGGCCAGGACTCGGTGACCCGAGAGGAAGTGGTGTCCGAGCTAG GGAATGGCATCGCTGCCTTTGAGTCTGTGCCCACCGCCATCTACTGCTTCCTGCGCTGCATGGAGCCCGACCCTGAGATCCCGCCCGCCTTCAATAGCCTCCAGAGGACTCTCATCTATTCCATCTCTCTTGGTGGGGACACAGACACCATTGCCACCATGGCTGGGGCCATCGCTGGTGCTTATTACGGGATGGATCAAGTGCCAGAGAGCTGGCAGCAAAGCTGTGAAGGCTACCAGGAGACAGATATCCTGGCCCAGAGCCTGCACCGGATTTTCCAGAAGAGTCTGTga